In Paenibacillus sp. 1781tsa1, one DNA window encodes the following:
- the hfq gene encoding RNA chaperone Hfq — MNKSINIQDTFLNQLRKENIPATVYLTNGFQIRGTIKAFDNFTIVIDSDGRQQMVYKHAISTFTPQRSVSLMQQDNSGEA, encoded by the coding sequence ATGAACAAGTCCATCAACATCCAAGATACGTTCTTGAACCAACTGCGGAAAGAAAATATTCCTGCTACGGTCTATCTGACCAATGGCTTCCAAATCCGCGGGACGATCAAGGCATTTGACAATTTTACGATCGTCATTGACAGCGACGGACGCCAGCAAATGGTCTACAAGCATGCCATCTCCACGTTCACGCCGCAACGCAGCGTATCGCTGATGCAGCAAGATAATAGCGGCGAAGCTTAA
- the miaA gene encoding tRNA (adenosine(37)-N6)-dimethylallyltransferase MiaA, with translation MLNVEVKPKPKLLVLVGPTAVGKTRMSIELAQAFNCEIISGDSMQVYREMDIGTAKITSEEMKGVPHHLIDIHEPEYPYSVAEFQESCTRLISEIHERGKMPFIVGGTGLYVESVCYGFQFSDSGSDEAFREQQFSYAEQYGAQALHDRLREVDPVSADRLHPNDQRRIVRALEIHHLTGEKWSDQLAVQKKESPYDLLIVGLTMDRQKLYARVEERIDLMIEQGLVDEVKSLLERGVARGHISMQGLGYKEIAAYLQGEVSWEAAVEWLKRDTRRFAKRQLSWFRHMKDIEWVDMTDTQDFEGKYKQISKLITRKFD, from the coding sequence ATGTTGAACGTGGAAGTTAAACCAAAACCTAAACTGCTTGTGCTGGTTGGACCAACAGCAGTAGGCAAAACTAGAATGAGCATCGAGCTTGCCCAAGCTTTCAATTGTGAGATTATCTCAGGGGATTCGATGCAGGTATATCGTGAAATGGATATCGGAACTGCCAAAATTACCTCTGAAGAAATGAAGGGTGTACCTCATCATCTCATTGATATTCATGAACCGGAGTACCCATATTCTGTGGCCGAGTTTCAGGAGAGTTGCACCCGATTGATTAGTGAAATCCATGAACGTGGTAAAATGCCTTTTATTGTAGGTGGTACCGGTCTGTATGTGGAATCGGTATGTTACGGCTTCCAATTTTCCGATAGTGGTTCGGATGAAGCGTTCAGGGAGCAACAATTCAGCTATGCGGAGCAATATGGCGCACAGGCCCTTCATGATCGATTGAGGGAAGTTGATCCAGTTAGTGCGGATCGTCTGCATCCGAATGACCAGCGGCGAATTGTACGTGCGCTTGAGATCCATCACCTCACAGGCGAGAAGTGGTCTGATCAGCTGGCAGTACAGAAGAAAGAGTCACCTTATGACCTTCTTATTGTTGGTTTGACAATGGATCGTCAGAAGTTGTATGCCCGGGTAGAAGAGCGGATTGACCTGATGATCGAACAAGGTCTGGTAGATGAGGTGAAGTCCTTGTTGGAACGGGGAGTGGCCAGAGGTCATATTTCCATGCAAGGGCTGGGATATAAGGAAATTGCAGCGTACTTGCAAGGGGAAGTGAGCTGGGAAGCTGCGGTTGAGTGGTTGAAGAGGGATACGCGCCGGTTTGCCAAAAGACAGCTTTCCTGGTTCCGCCATATGAAGGATATTGAATGGGTGGACATGACGGATACCCAGGATTTTGAAGGGAAATACAAGCAAATAAGTAAATTGATTACACGAAAATTTGATTGA
- a CDS encoding class I SAM-dependent methyltransferase: MYITTGDKEIASQVERARKLAETTGGTYVPRNRTSLPRLIEHYGINEILVVLNGRARLFRKDATELEFHPSMGFVRAKRVLRGEADPMLEAGSVLEGDTIVDCTAGLGSDALVFSVATGKSGQVIACESSQALYTLLLEGMSHYKSNQPLVDEAFRRIDLRHVDHLDLLRSMPDRSCDTVYFDPMFREPMMDSSAIQPLRDYANAHALDEESIIEARRVARKRVVMKEKRGSAEFDRLGFEILDRANAKTLYGVINVERGS; this comes from the coding sequence ATGTACATTACAACCGGTGACAAGGAGATTGCCTCTCAGGTGGAGCGTGCGCGTAAACTCGCCGAAACGACAGGAGGTACCTACGTACCGCGAAATAGAACATCTTTACCCAGACTGATTGAACATTATGGTATCAATGAAATACTAGTGGTACTCAATGGAAGAGCCCGTCTGTTTCGCAAAGATGCAACGGAGCTTGAGTTTCACCCCAGTATGGGATTTGTTCGCGCTAAACGTGTTCTAAGAGGGGAAGCTGATCCCATGCTGGAAGCTGGTTCGGTACTTGAAGGGGACACCATTGTTGATTGTACCGCTGGACTTGGTTCAGACGCGCTGGTATTTTCGGTTGCAACTGGGAAGAGTGGACAAGTCATCGCATGTGAAAGTTCTCAAGCGCTCTATACCCTGCTGCTGGAGGGCATGTCCCATTATAAGAGCAATCAGCCCTTGGTGGATGAGGCTTTCCGGCGCATAGATCTGCGGCATGTGGATCATCTTGATTTGCTGCGTTCCATGCCAGATCGAAGCTGTGACACTGTATATTTTGACCCCATGTTCCGTGAACCAATGATGGATTCAAGTGCAATACAGCCCTTGCGAGATTATGCGAATGCTCATGCGCTGGATGAAGAGAGCATTATCGAAGCGAGACGAGTCGCCCGTAAAAGGGTAGTGATGAAAGAAAAGCGCGGCAGCGCGGAGTTTGACAGACTCGGTTTTGAAATACTTGATCGGGCGAATGCAAAAACCCTGTACGGAGTGATTAATGTTGAACGTGGAAGTTAA
- the mutL gene encoding DNA mismatch repair endonuclease MutL, giving the protein MAKIHVLDEHIANQIAAGEVVERPASVVKELLENSVDAGATKIEVTVEEGGLLSIRVKDNGSGIEPEDMETAFYRHATSKIAHGRDLFQITSLGFRGEALASIAAVSKVEVLSASDNDGRGRRIVIEGGNLVSHEDATSPQGTDFAVKELFYNTPARLKYMKTIQTELGHISDVLYRMAMSHPNISFRLRHNENVLLQTLGNGDLLQVVAAIYGTSAAKAMLPIQGESLDYRVSGLISLPEWTRANRGGMSTIVNGRFVRNYGLNQAILKAYHTLLPINRFPLVVVQLEMHPSLVDVNVHPAKLEVRFSKEPELYEFVETTLKGILRQEVLIPQVKKQQIRLGDDSSFIQEQFLFPRGPLKDQSDAEGYGQQGPLGKPSNALLKLTMEDDDLDLDAPADVSAVQPVTEQGQTVPLPEAPPEVTHPPEQLESWNGDIFQKGTSHDGGLTTADVQEATKDVSTNSSEASPKPDLSSQDNGGRVATEKPLAEGNSTTYRSDSVTSPVREARSPYNPSSSARNERPWKTSGLPDATKLAAAIKSDASMPAFPELSLIGQHHGTYLIAQNDQGLYLIDQHAAHERVNYEYYYEKFGNPAQASQELLLPITLEFTPSETEKLKTRLAWFEQAGVYLEHFGGQTFRVRSHPFWFPKGDEKDIIEEMSEWVLSERSIDVAKMREAASIMCSCKASIKANQKLTDQEAEVLIQRLGSCRQPYTCPHGRPIVVSFSTYDLEKLFKRVM; this is encoded by the coding sequence GTGGCGAAAATACATGTGCTAGATGAACATATTGCCAACCAGATTGCGGCTGGTGAAGTGGTTGAACGGCCTGCTTCAGTCGTCAAGGAGTTGCTTGAAAACTCGGTGGATGCAGGAGCCACCAAGATTGAGGTGACAGTGGAAGAGGGCGGACTCCTCAGTATTCGTGTCAAAGACAATGGGTCAGGTATCGAGCCAGAGGATATGGAAACTGCCTTTTATCGTCATGCGACCAGCAAAATAGCCCATGGCCGAGATCTGTTCCAGATCACAAGTCTTGGATTCCGGGGAGAAGCCTTGGCGAGTATTGCCGCAGTGTCCAAGGTAGAGGTATTATCGGCAAGTGACAATGACGGGCGGGGGCGCCGCATTGTAATTGAAGGCGGGAATCTTGTCTCTCATGAAGATGCAACCTCACCCCAAGGTACAGATTTTGCAGTGAAAGAACTATTTTACAATACACCAGCCAGACTCAAATATATGAAAACGATCCAGACGGAACTGGGACATATATCAGATGTACTTTACCGGATGGCGATGTCGCATCCAAACATTTCGTTCAGATTGCGCCATAATGAGAATGTCTTGCTACAGACGTTAGGCAACGGCGATCTGCTGCAAGTGGTTGCTGCGATCTATGGGACAAGTGCTGCCAAAGCGATGCTTCCCATCCAGGGAGAAAGTCTGGATTACCGGGTGAGCGGGCTGATCAGCCTGCCAGAATGGACACGTGCGAATCGTGGTGGTATGTCAACGATTGTTAATGGGCGATTTGTTCGCAATTACGGTCTCAATCAGGCTATTCTCAAAGCCTACCATACCTTGCTGCCCATCAATCGCTTCCCGCTTGTCGTGGTGCAGTTGGAGATGCATCCATCTCTTGTGGATGTGAACGTGCATCCAGCCAAGCTGGAGGTTCGCTTCAGCAAGGAACCAGAACTGTATGAATTTGTGGAGACGACGTTGAAGGGGATCCTCCGGCAGGAGGTATTGATTCCGCAGGTCAAAAAACAGCAGATCCGACTCGGAGATGATAGTTCCTTTATCCAGGAACAATTTCTCTTTCCGCGTGGTCCGCTGAAAGACCAGTCTGATGCAGAAGGGTATGGGCAACAAGGTCCACTCGGGAAACCTTCTAATGCATTGTTAAAGTTGACTATGGAAGATGATGATCTGGATTTGGATGCTCCGGCGGATGTGTCCGCAGTACAGCCGGTAACTGAACAGGGACAGACAGTGCCGCTGCCCGAAGCTCCACCTGAGGTTACACACCCCCCTGAGCAGTTAGAAAGTTGGAACGGGGATATTTTCCAGAAGGGGACGAGTCATGATGGGGGGCTGACAACCGCTGACGTGCAGGAAGCTACTAAAGATGTAAGTACAAATTCTTCCGAAGCTTCTCCAAAGCCTGATCTTTCTTCACAAGATAATGGAGGTCGTGTAGCAACAGAGAAACCGTTGGCTGAAGGCAACTCGACTACCTACCGATCCGATTCTGTAACTTCACCGGTTAGGGAAGCACGTTCACCCTACAATCCGTCTTCGAGTGCGAGAAATGAACGGCCGTGGAAAACTTCAGGTTTGCCTGATGCCACTAAACTTGCTGCTGCCATTAAATCGGATGCATCCATGCCCGCATTTCCGGAACTGAGTCTGATTGGGCAGCATCATGGTACGTATTTGATCGCGCAAAATGACCAAGGTTTATATTTAATTGACCAGCATGCCGCTCATGAACGTGTGAATTATGAATACTATTACGAGAAATTCGGTAATCCTGCTCAGGCCTCACAAGAGTTACTGCTGCCGATTACCTTGGAATTCACACCTTCGGAGACGGAAAAGCTGAAAACAAGGCTGGCCTGGTTCGAGCAGGCCGGTGTATATTTGGAGCATTTCGGAGGACAGACGTTCCGAGTGCGTTCCCATCCATTCTGGTTCCCTAAAGGGGACGAGAAAGACATTATCGAAGAGATGTCCGAATGGGTTCTGAGCGAACGCAGCATAGATGTAGCCAAAATGAGAGAAGCTGCATCCATCATGTGTTCCTGCAAGGCGTCCATCAAGGCGAACCAGAAGCTGACGGATCAGGAAGCAGAAGTGCTGATTCAGCGTCTGGGTTCATGTCGTCAGCCCTACACCTGTCCACATGGGCGCCCGATTGTGGTTTCATTTTCAACGTATGATCTGGAAAAATTATTTAAACGAGTGATGTAG
- the mutS gene encoding DNA mismatch repair protein MutS: protein MAQYTPMIQQYLQVKAEAQDAFLFFRLGDFYEMFFEDAINAARELEITLTARNGGTDDKIPMCGVPYHSADNYIQRLIEKGYKVAICEQMEDASVTKGMVRREIVRVVTPGTVMEGKTLGDKSNNYMVCLTGNQNTLALAACDLSTGELYVTSIPYSKEWLKDEIGIYEPSELVGDAALLETVEAEASPIGRPVVYTAWTKNKEDLVRQQFGEAVWARLEPERQACIARLFSYLSETQKRSLGQLTQISTYEPDHYMILDPFTRRNLELVETVRERSKKGSLLWLLDRTETSMGARMLRRWVDKPLLQKGKINERLEAVDTLYNQFILREDLRAELKDIYDLERLVGRIAFGNANGRDLNALKSSLEKIPGLRQHCAGSSSATLQHIAETMDDCNDLREAIGQAIVDEPPVSVRDGGLIREGYHERLDELREASVNGKQWIAELEAREREATGIRSLKIGYNKVFGYYIEITKSNLSALPEGRYERKQTLANAERYITPELKEKETLILEAQDKMVDIEYGLFAELRERLNKEIARLQKLAEQVAEIDVYQSFAVISAERNFVRPTLTDGYDLVVEEGRHPVVEAVMRDGAFIANHTAMTKEEARILLITGPNMAGKSTYMRQVALFSILAQVGCFVPAGQAEVPIMDRIFTRIGAADDLIGGQSTFMVEMADIQVMTDKATPRSLIIIDELGRGTSTSEGMAIAQSVIEYVHDIIGCKALVSTHFHELAHLEESLDKLANYSMAVQESGDKVNFLRKLIAGAASSSYGIYCARLAGLPDSIIERANGLLHGFEHAAAQVAVGSEYIGNEKQEAGLNVKGVEFQHTDSAPLIREHEIVESAEYTPSIEESAGKQHTKKSNSKGQSSANHSDVVQLSIFGDDEPSVATKPDVVVVDKPAREFIRTMKDIDVMNMTPLQAMQILNDLKLKAQQLS from the coding sequence ATGGCTCAGTATACGCCAATGATTCAACAATATTTGCAAGTGAAGGCCGAAGCGCAAGATGCTTTTCTATTTTTTAGACTGGGTGACTTCTATGAGATGTTCTTCGAGGATGCGATTAATGCTGCTCGTGAACTTGAGATCACGCTGACTGCACGTAACGGAGGCACGGATGACAAAATTCCAATGTGCGGTGTACCTTATCATTCGGCTGACAATTACATACAGCGTCTGATTGAAAAAGGATATAAAGTTGCGATATGTGAACAGATGGAAGATGCGAGTGTAACCAAAGGCATGGTACGACGTGAAATTGTTCGTGTGGTTACACCCGGAACGGTAATGGAAGGCAAAACATTAGGGGACAAGTCCAACAACTACATGGTGTGTCTTACAGGTAATCAAAATACGCTCGCGCTCGCGGCCTGCGATCTGTCAACGGGTGAGTTGTATGTGACATCTATACCCTATTCCAAGGAATGGCTTAAGGATGAAATCGGCATCTATGAACCATCGGAGCTTGTGGGGGATGCAGCGCTGCTTGAAACGGTAGAAGCCGAGGCATCTCCAATCGGTCGCCCTGTGGTCTACACGGCGTGGACAAAGAATAAGGAAGATCTGGTCCGTCAGCAGTTTGGTGAGGCTGTATGGGCAAGATTAGAGCCTGAACGTCAAGCGTGCATTGCACGTCTTTTCTCCTATCTGAGTGAGACACAGAAACGTTCTCTGGGACAATTAACCCAAATTTCAACGTATGAGCCGGATCATTATATGATCTTGGACCCGTTTACCCGCCGGAACCTGGAATTGGTTGAAACCGTGCGTGAACGCTCCAAAAAAGGTTCATTGCTCTGGTTGCTTGATCGGACTGAGACGTCCATGGGTGCAAGAATGCTGCGTCGTTGGGTCGATAAACCATTATTGCAAAAAGGGAAGATTAATGAGCGTCTTGAAGCAGTGGATACGTTGTACAACCAGTTTATATTGCGTGAGGACCTGCGGGCAGAACTCAAAGATATCTATGATCTGGAGCGTCTGGTAGGCCGGATTGCGTTTGGTAATGCCAATGGTCGTGACCTGAATGCGCTCAAATCATCGCTGGAGAAAATTCCAGGACTTCGTCAGCATTGCGCTGGGTCATCTTCCGCAACACTGCAGCATATTGCCGAAACGATGGATGATTGCAATGATCTGCGTGAAGCGATCGGGCAAGCCATTGTGGACGAGCCGCCTGTATCGGTAAGAGACGGAGGCCTTATTCGTGAAGGGTATCATGAACGTCTGGATGAATTGCGTGAGGCTTCGGTCAACGGGAAACAGTGGATTGCCGAGCTGGAAGCGCGAGAGCGTGAGGCGACAGGCATTCGATCGCTGAAGATTGGATATAACAAAGTGTTTGGTTATTATATCGAGATCACCAAGTCCAATCTGTCCGCGCTGCCAGAGGGACGTTATGAACGTAAACAGACACTAGCCAATGCAGAACGTTACATTACGCCAGAGTTGAAGGAAAAAGAGACGCTGATTCTCGAAGCTCAGGACAAAATGGTTGATATTGAGTATGGACTGTTTGCAGAGCTGCGCGAGCGGCTGAACAAAGAGATTGCAAGATTGCAAAAGCTGGCCGAACAGGTAGCGGAAATTGATGTGTATCAATCTTTTGCCGTAATTAGTGCTGAGAGAAACTTTGTACGGCCTACGTTGACCGACGGTTATGATCTGGTTGTGGAAGAAGGACGCCACCCGGTCGTCGAGGCGGTCATGCGAGATGGTGCATTTATTGCCAATCACACCGCAATGACCAAGGAAGAGGCACGTATACTGCTGATTACTGGACCAAATATGGCTGGTAAGAGTACGTATATGCGACAGGTCGCTTTATTCTCCATTTTGGCACAAGTGGGTTGTTTTGTACCTGCGGGTCAGGCGGAAGTACCGATCATGGATCGCATTTTCACACGGATCGGTGCCGCGGATGATCTCATTGGCGGACAAAGCACATTCATGGTGGAGATGGCTGACATTCAGGTCATGACGGACAAAGCGACACCACGAAGTCTGATTATTATTGATGAATTGGGACGGGGAACGTCGACCAGTGAAGGTATGGCTATTGCTCAGTCTGTTATTGAATATGTACATGATATCATCGGCTGTAAAGCGCTCGTATCAACTCATTTCCATGAGCTTGCTCATCTGGAGGAGAGTCTGGACAAGCTGGCTAACTACTCGATGGCGGTACAGGAGAGCGGTGACAAGGTTAATTTCCTGCGCAAACTGATTGCCGGAGCAGCCAGCAGCAGTTATGGTATCTATTGTGCACGCCTTGCAGGTCTGCCTGATAGCATTATTGAGCGGGCGAATGGATTGTTGCATGGATTCGAACATGCGGCTGCGCAAGTAGCGGTGGGTAGTGAATACATCGGGAACGAGAAGCAGGAAGCGGGCCTGAACGTAAAAGGTGTAGAATTCCAACACACGGATTCAGCACCATTGATCCGTGAGCATGAGATTGTGGAGAGTGCAGAGTACACACCTTCTATTGAAGAGTCGGCCGGGAAGCAACATACAAAGAAATCAAACAGCAAAGGACAGTCCAGCGCAAACCATTCGGATGTGGTTCAACTGTCCATCTTTGGGGATGATGAGCCAAGTGTGGCAACGAAACCGGATGTAGTTGTGGTGGATAAACCAGCGCGAGAATTCATCCGTACGATGAAAGATATCGATGTCATGAATATGACGCCTCTTCAGGCGATGCAGATATTAAATGATCTCAAATTGAAGGCACAGCAATTATCCTGA
- a CDS encoding outer spore coat protein CotE has protein sequence MSLSHKHQCREIITKAICGKGRKFSTVTHTVTPPNGPTSILGAWIINHQYEAVSAGDGIEVIGTYDINIWYSYDKNSQTDVAKETVSYVEHVPLSYLDPKHRTSTVEVSADATQEPSCVEATVSAGGSSVIIRVEREFAVELVAETKVCVKVCTDGCGDYEDKDYDFGSGDGDYDDLDPDLLDDEL, from the coding sequence ATGTCATTGAGTCATAAACATCAATGTAGAGAGATTATCACGAAGGCGATCTGCGGCAAAGGTCGTAAGTTCTCTACCGTAACACATACCGTGACTCCGCCAAATGGTCCGACAAGTATTTTGGGGGCTTGGATTATCAACCACCAATATGAAGCCGTATCAGCGGGTGACGGAATTGAAGTTATTGGTACTTACGATATCAACATTTGGTATTCCTATGACAAGAATTCGCAGACGGATGTAGCCAAAGAAACGGTGTCGTATGTAGAACATGTGCCTTTGTCCTATCTGGACCCGAAACACCGGACTTCCACAGTGGAGGTATCTGCGGATGCAACGCAGGAACCTAGCTGTGTGGAAGCCACAGTATCGGCGGGTGGAAGCAGTGTAATTATCCGGGTAGAGCGGGAATTCGCTGTAGAACTCGTTGCCGAAACCAAAGTTTGTGTGAAGGTCTGCACAGATGGTTGCGGTGATTACGAAGACAAGGACTATGACTTTGGCAGTGGCGATGGAGATTATGACGATCTCGATCCCGATCTGCTCGACGATGAGCTGTGA
- a CDS encoding aromatic acid exporter family protein: MGFRVIKTAIAALMAVLIADWCGLPGPTSAGLLAILGVDVTRKRSIRTISARFFASVVGLLFASVLFHFLGFHYWVLAVYILIAFPVIVRVGFKEGIVTGSVVVFRVFSGGEMDVNVVLVQIALLLIGLGSAMAVNLAYMPAADPQMLRIRKRIDELFSKIFKEFAATLRNPNEAWAGRELIEADKAILGGIDAAKRSLENQVIHPNEEWSVYFYMRKTQLDSIQHMMHLVSQIYQKMPHAEMVSELFDQLSQDVLTESYTGRTEKLLADVQEEFKRMELPDTREEFEIRSAILQLCRELALYLKVAKKDKAPSPISDRSQSTNE, from the coding sequence ATGGGTTTTAGGGTAATTAAAACCGCAATCGCCGCATTAATGGCCGTGCTGATTGCGGACTGGTGCGGCTTGCCAGGACCAACATCTGCGGGATTGCTTGCCATTCTTGGGGTGGATGTAACGAGAAAACGAAGTATTCGCACCATATCGGCGAGGTTCTTTGCTTCAGTCGTTGGACTTTTATTTGCAAGTGTACTTTTTCACTTTCTAGGCTTCCATTACTGGGTACTGGCCGTATACATATTGATTGCATTCCCGGTTATTGTCCGGGTGGGCTTCAAGGAAGGTATTGTAACAGGTTCAGTGGTTGTGTTTCGGGTGTTCAGCGGCGGAGAGATGGACGTGAATGTTGTCCTCGTACAAATTGCTTTGTTACTGATTGGTCTTGGTTCTGCAATGGCGGTTAACCTGGCCTATATGCCGGCAGCGGATCCACAGATGCTGCGCATTCGCAAACGAATCGATGAACTCTTTTCGAAGATTTTCAAAGAATTCGCGGCGACGCTGCGTAATCCCAATGAAGCATGGGCGGGTAGAGAACTGATTGAAGCAGATAAAGCGATTCTGGGCGGTATTGATGCAGCCAAGCGTTCTCTGGAGAATCAGGTGATTCATCCGAATGAGGAATGGAGTGTCTACTTCTATATGCGCAAAACGCAGCTCGACTCGATCCAGCACATGATGCATCTGGTGTCCCAGATCTATCAGAAGATGCCGCATGCGGAAATGGTATCGGAGCTGTTCGATCAGCTCAGTCAGGATGTACTTACTGAATCCTACACCGGACGAACTGAAAAACTTCTTGCGGATGTGCAAGAAGAATTCAAACGTATGGAACTGCCGGATACAAGGGAAGAATTCGAGATTCGTTCCGCAATTCTCCAGTTGTGCCGTGAACTCGCGCTGTATCTGAAAGTCGCGAAGAAGGACAAAGCACCGTCCCCAATATCGGACCGGTCCCAATCTACAAACGAATAA
- a CDS encoding ABC transporter permease produces MGQLHRNHIQQVARWRHQVLAVQLSMLVCMFLLWEVAGRLRWIDVLLFSYPSKIFAQIGKDIASGELWAHVGVTVGETAVGFLLGTLVGTLLAVLIWWSPFLSKVLDPYMVVFNSMPKVALGPIFIVMFGAGFTAIVMTTLSITVIITTLVVYNSFNEVDPNYIKVIRTFGGERSEIFTKVVLPASFPAIVSTLKVNVGMAWVGVIVGEFLVAKQGLGYLIIYGFQVFNFTLVLSSLLIIAAVATAMYQLVVYAERKMLAGRR; encoded by the coding sequence ATGGGACAGCTGCATCGGAATCATATTCAGCAGGTGGCCAGATGGCGCCATCAAGTGCTTGCCGTACAGTTATCTATGCTGGTATGTATGTTTTTGCTATGGGAAGTGGCAGGCAGACTCCGTTGGATTGATGTACTGTTATTCAGTTATCCAAGCAAGATTTTTGCACAGATTGGCAAGGACATCGCTAGTGGCGAATTATGGGCACATGTTGGGGTAACCGTAGGGGAAACGGCAGTTGGTTTTTTACTGGGGACACTCGTTGGAACCTTGCTTGCGGTTTTGATTTGGTGGTCTCCTTTTTTGTCCAAAGTGCTGGACCCCTATATGGTTGTGTTCAACAGCATGCCAAAGGTAGCACTTGGCCCGATCTTTATTGTTATGTTTGGCGCTGGTTTTACAGCCATTGTTATGACTACGTTGTCCATCACGGTCATTATTACGACACTGGTGGTGTATAACAGCTTCAATGAAGTGGATCCCAATTATATTAAAGTGATTCGAACCTTTGGTGGAGAACGTTCCGAGATTTTTACGAAAGTTGTTTTGCCAGCTTCTTTTCCGGCGATTGTATCCACTTTGAAGGTGAACGTGGGCATGGCCTGGGTGGGTGTAATTGTGGGTGAGTTTTTGGTCGCCAAACAAGGGCTCGGTTATTTAATTATCTATGGATTCCAGGTATTCAACTTCACGCTTGTATTATCGAGTCTGTTAATTATTGCGGCAGTTGCAACAGCCATGTATCAACTTGTTGTCTATGCAGAACGCAAAATGCTGGCAGGCCGCAGGTGA
- a CDS encoding ABC transporter ATP-binding protein has product MPESESVIRLEGISQVYVSEREASLVIEDLSLEIQKGEFVSLVGPSGCGKTTLLSIIAGLLTPTRGEVKVKGKLVGGPSSQIGYMLQQDYLFPWRTILDNALIGLELTGRLDERSRERVRELLISMGLAGTENQYPSELSGGMRQRVALVRTLATDPGILLLDEPFSALDYQTKLQLEDLVSDTLKQFGKTSVLVTHDLSEAIAVSDRVIVLDRNPGRIRREFIIPDGIRKAQPFHAREQEGFNALFQALWSELDQPGGGEKDA; this is encoded by the coding sequence ATGCCTGAATCCGAAAGTGTGATCCGACTGGAGGGGATCTCTCAAGTATACGTCAGTGAGCGGGAAGCTTCATTGGTGATTGAGGACTTGAGTCTGGAGATCCAAAAAGGAGAGTTCGTCAGTCTGGTTGGACCGAGCGGATGCGGTAAAACGACACTGTTGTCGATCATCGCCGGGCTGCTCACACCCACCCGAGGAGAGGTTAAGGTTAAAGGGAAACTTGTTGGCGGTCCCTCATCACAGATTGGTTATATGCTTCAACAGGACTATCTGTTTCCATGGCGGACCATTCTCGATAACGCATTGATCGGTCTTGAACTGACAGGCAGACTGGATGAACGGAGTCGTGAACGTGTACGGGAACTGCTGATAAGTATGGGCTTGGCCGGAACAGAGAATCAGTACCCTTCAGAGCTTTCAGGGGGCATGAGACAGCGGGTGGCACTGGTGCGTACGCTGGCAACCGATCCGGGAATTTTATTGTTGGATGAACCATTCTCGGCACTGGATTATCAAACCAAGCTGCAACTGGAGGATCTGGTGTCGGATACGTTAAAACAGTTTGGCAAAACCTCTGTACTCGTCACCCATGATTTGTCTGAAGCCATTGCGGTCAGTGATCGCGTCATTGTACTTGATCGCAATCCTGGCCGCATCCGTCGTGAATTTATCATTCCGGATGGAATTCGGAAAGCACAGCCCTTCCATGCCAGGGAGCAAGAAGGATTCAATGCGTTGTTTCAGGCGTTATGGAGTGAACTGGATCAGCCCGGGGGAGGTGAGAAAGACGCGTGA